From one Formosa sediminum genomic stretch:
- a CDS encoding sugar 3,4-ketoisomerase: MNTTVNDLKIIEIPKIKDARGNLAVIEKDCIPFKIKRVYYLYDVPSDAFRGGHAHKTLYQFLIPLSGSFQVRVKDGTNEDLIMLNKPDIGLLIIPGIWREIENFSSGSVCLVLASEEFDEDDYIRDFETFTLFKGC, from the coding sequence GTGAATACAACGGTCAATGATTTAAAAATTATTGAGATTCCTAAAATAAAAGATGCTCGTGGAAATTTAGCGGTGATAGAAAAGGATTGTATTCCTTTTAAGATAAAACGGGTGTATTATTTATACGATGTACCTAGTGATGCTTTTCGTGGCGGACATGCACATAAAACATTATATCAATTTTTAATTCCTCTTAGCGGTAGTTTTCAAGTACGTGTTAAAGATGGTACTAATGAAGATTTAATAATGTTAAATAAACCAGATATAGGGTTGTTAATTATCCCTGGAATTTGGAGGGAAATAGAAAATTTTTCTTCAGGATCTGTTTGTTTAGTATTAGCATCAGAAGAGTTTGATGAAGATGATTATATTAGGGATTTTGAAACATTTACTTTATTTAAAGGGTGTTAA
- a CDS encoding glycosyltransferase family 2 protein — MNTDVTVIIPLFNKEKHILKTITSVLNQSVTNFNVIIINDGSTDQSLNLINTIKDSRLQVVTITNSGVSFARNYGVKLAKTELIAFLDADDYWETDHLKTLLLLYKTYPTAGLFASGYFKQYFKRPRFKATYNTVSENYFGLIPDYFKASVIDSIAWTSAVLLPKSTFKEVGYFNETMRSGQDTELWIRIALHKPIAFSIKPTATKVINNTENHLSYSNYRANRIQLFDRFKAVEPNHQSLKTYLDLNRFSLAIDRKQKGDIINYKRLKSNINHKNLNTKQRILLNTPIIILKYLKKIQLFFLKKDIYLTPFK; from the coding sequence ATGAATACAGACGTAACTGTTATAATTCCTTTATTTAATAAAGAAAAACATATACTTAAAACAATTACAAGTGTTTTAAATCAGTCTGTAACAAATTTTAATGTTATTATTATAAATGATGGTTCTACAGATCAAAGTCTGAACTTAATAAACACTATAAAAGATTCTCGTTTACAAGTAGTAACTATTACAAATTCTGGTGTATCGTTTGCTAGAAATTATGGTGTAAAATTAGCTAAAACAGAGCTGATTGCTTTTTTAGATGCAGACGATTATTGGGAAACAGACCACCTAAAAACGCTTTTACTTTTATATAAAACTTACCCTACTGCCGGATTATTTGCTTCTGGATATTTTAAGCAATATTTTAAAAGACCAAGATTTAAAGCGACTTACAATACTGTTTCTGAAAATTATTTTGGCTTGATTCCAGATTATTTTAAAGCATCTGTAATTGACAGTATTGCATGGACCTCTGCTGTATTACTACCAAAATCTACATTTAAAGAAGTTGGATATTTTAACGAAACTATGCGTTCAGGTCAAGACACAGAACTTTGGATTCGTATTGCATTGCACAAACCTATAGCATTTTCTATAAAACCAACGGCTACAAAAGTTATTAATAACACAGAAAATCATTTATCTTACTCTAATTACCGCGCTAATAGAATTCAGCTTTTTGATAGATTTAAAGCTGTAGAACCAAATCATCAAAGCTTAAAAACGTATCTAGATTTAAATAGATTTTCTTTAGCTATAGATAGAAAACAGAAAGGAGATATTATAAACTATAAAAGGTTAAAATCTAATATAAACCATAAAAACCTTAATACAAAACAACGCATACTTTTAAATACACCTATTATAATACTTAAATATTTAAAAAAAATACAATTGTTTTTTCTAAAAAAAGATATTTACTTAACACCCTTTAAATAA
- a CDS encoding glycosyltransferase, translated as MQSNNKKICILVSSLGKGGAERSTGQLSIMLHELGYDVHVVIILNHVDFEYRGTLLNLGDLKDKDDTLSGKWSRYLMLKRFIKAHNFDWIIDNRSRVNVFKEVFFQKFILKSERKIFVVRSFKLDVYFPKPRWFINVLFSKNAQIVAVSSGIKTEIERVFNFKHIDVIYNPIAENTFLPSIHETQSYILFYGRLDDGVKNISLLLEAYKLSELSNNHIHLMIMGEGKDKAYLKKKVLDLGLDGYVIFKTFVSNPLPIVAQAKYVCLTSRLEGFPRVLLESLSVGVPVVSVDCKSGPNEIIIDGFNGLLVENFNAKAISYAMNRFIFDKPLYETCKKNAKRSVEKFSIKKITNDWKQLLEKM; from the coding sequence TTGCAAAGTAACAACAAAAAGATTTGTATTTTAGTATCCTCTTTAGGAAAAGGAGGTGCAGAGCGATCAACAGGGCAATTGTCTATAATGTTGCATGAATTAGGGTACGATGTACATGTAGTAATTATACTAAATCATGTAGATTTTGAATACCGAGGGACTTTATTAAACTTAGGAGATTTAAAAGATAAAGACGATACGCTAAGCGGAAAGTGGTCTAGATATTTAATGCTAAAAAGATTTATTAAAGCACATAATTTTGATTGGATTATAGACAACCGTTCTAGAGTTAATGTTTTTAAAGAAGTGTTTTTTCAGAAGTTTATTTTAAAATCAGAACGTAAAATTTTTGTAGTAAGAAGCTTTAAGTTAGATGTTTATTTTCCAAAGCCACGTTGGTTTATTAATGTCTTGTTTTCAAAAAATGCTCAAATTGTAGCTGTTTCTTCCGGTATTAAAACTGAAATTGAACGGGTATTTAATTTTAAACATATTGATGTAATATATAATCCTATTGCAGAAAACACCTTTCTGCCTTCAATTCATGAAACACAATCTTACATCTTATTTTACGGACGATTAGATGATGGTGTTAAGAATATTTCTTTATTATTGGAAGCATATAAATTATCAGAATTATCCAATAACCATATTCATTTGATGATAATGGGAGAGGGAAAAGACAAAGCGTATCTTAAAAAAAAGGTATTAGATCTTGGTCTAGATGGATATGTGATTTTTAAAACGTTTGTAAGTAATCCTTTACCTATTGTTGCTCAAGCAAAATACGTGTGTTTAACTAGTCGTTTAGAAGGTTTTCCTAGAGTGCTTTTAGAGTCACTATCTGTTGGAGTTCCGGTTGTTTCTGTAGATTGTAAATCTGGACCTAATGAAATTATAATTGATGGTTTTAATGGTCTTTTAGTTGAAAACTTTAATGCAAAAGCAATATCTTATGCCATGAATCGGTTTATATTTGATAAACCCCTGTACGAAACTTGTAAAAAGAATGCTAAACGTAGTGTAGAAAAGTTTTCTATAAAAAAAATTACAAACGATTGGAAACAACTATTAGAAAAAATGTGA
- a CDS encoding DegT/DnrJ/EryC1/StrS family aminotransferase, which translates to MIKFLDLHKINQRFEVDFQAKFKTFIDSGHYILGHGVATFETEFANYCGTKYAIGVGNGLDAITLILKAYMALGELQKGDEVLVPANTYIASILGIIQADLIPVFVEPDLDTYNISIADVKRKITTKTKAVLVVHLYGQLANMDAIQQFAGSNNLLIIEDAAQAHGATYKDNRRAGNLGNAAAFSFYPAKNLGALGDAGAVTTNNTQLAQTIKMLSNYGTTSKYVNKLAGCNSRLDEIQALFLSVKLKQLDTDNDFRRKVANQYLSKVKNNKIILPLCTESKSHVFHLFVVRVNKKEEFMSYLLKHNIETLNHYPIPPHKQDALRGFNHLKLPITEQIHNTVVSLPISPVMSNDDVNYLINVLNTY; encoded by the coding sequence ATGATTAAATTTTTAGACTTACATAAAATTAACCAACGCTTTGAAGTAGATTTTCAGGCAAAATTTAAAACATTTATAGATTCTGGGCATTATATTTTAGGACATGGTGTTGCTACTTTCGAAACCGAGTTTGCAAATTATTGTGGTACTAAATATGCTATTGGAGTTGGTAATGGTTTAGATGCTATTACTCTAATTTTAAAAGCCTATATGGCTTTAGGTGAATTACAAAAAGGCGATGAGGTTTTAGTGCCTGCTAACACTTATATCGCAAGTATTTTAGGAATAATTCAGGCAGACTTAATACCTGTGTTTGTTGAGCCCGACTTAGATACTTATAATATATCTATAGCCGATGTAAAGCGTAAAATCACCACGAAAACTAAAGCGGTATTAGTGGTGCATTTATATGGGCAATTGGCCAATATGGATGCCATCCAACAGTTTGCAGGGTCTAATAATCTGCTTATTATTGAAGATGCTGCCCAAGCTCATGGAGCTACATATAAAGATAATCGTAGAGCTGGAAATTTAGGCAATGCTGCTGCATTTAGTTTTTATCCTGCCAAAAATTTGGGAGCCTTGGGAGATGCAGGTGCGGTTACCACAAATAACACTCAATTAGCACAAACCATTAAAATGCTCTCTAACTATGGAACAACCTCTAAATACGTAAATAAACTTGCAGGTTGTAATTCTAGATTGGATGAAATTCAAGCTCTATTTTTGAGTGTAAAATTAAAGCAACTCGATACCGATAATGATTTTCGTCGAAAAGTAGCAAATCAGTATCTCTCAAAAGTTAAAAATAATAAAATAATATTACCTTTATGCACAGAGTCTAAGTCTCATGTGTTTCATTTGTTTGTTGTGCGAGTAAATAAAAAAGAAGAGTTTATGTCGTATTTACTAAAACATAACATTGAAACCTTAAATCATTATCCAATTCCTCCTCATAAACAAGATGCTTTACGTGGTTTTAATCATTTAAAGTTGCCAATAACAGAGCAAATTCATAATACCGTTGTGAGTTTGCCCATAAGTCCTGTTATGAGTAATGATGATGTGAATTATTTAATAAATGTTTTAAATACATATTAA
- a CDS encoding glycosyltransferase: MKILLIGEYSRLHNSLKEGLEKLGHEVTIIGFGDQFKDYPVDIKLYKNYKKGLPKFIKRIIYKVLNFDLISLDIKKQFFAVKNKLQDYDVVQLINENAFNTIPKTEKLLLKYIFNHNKKVFLLSCGTDYISVNFAYNKKYKYSILTPYFEEKEAKTSYYYALKFTSKKHKKLHHYIYNNVNGVIASDLDYHLPLQHHKKYLGMVPNPINTDILKYTPLIVKDKIVIFHGINSSKYYKKGNDIFNAALDRIKKKYTDKVEILTVTDLPYNTYINSFNKAHIVLDQIYAYDQGFNALEAMAKGKVVFTGAEQEWLEFYNLSENAVAINALPNIEYIVNTLEWLILNPKIIETISKNARNFVLTKHNYITSAQTYLKLWTKD; this comes from the coding sequence ATGAAAATCTTATTAATAGGAGAATATAGTCGACTTCATAATTCTCTAAAAGAGGGTTTAGAAAAACTAGGTCATGAGGTTACTATTATTGGATTTGGAGACCAATTTAAAGATTATCCGGTAGATATAAAACTGTACAAAAACTACAAAAAAGGGTTACCTAAATTTATTAAACGTATAATATACAAGGTTTTAAATTTTGATTTAATTTCTCTTGATATTAAGAAACAATTTTTCGCCGTAAAAAATAAACTTCAAGATTACGATGTTGTACAGCTAATAAATGAAAACGCTTTTAACACTATTCCTAAAACAGAAAAACTATTATTAAAATACATATTTAACCACAATAAAAAAGTATTTCTTTTGTCCTGTGGAACTGATTACATTAGTGTAAATTTTGCTTACAATAAAAAATATAAATACTCCATTTTAACACCGTATTTCGAAGAAAAAGAAGCAAAAACCTCATATTATTATGCATTAAAATTTACAAGTAAAAAACATAAAAAATTACATCATTACATATATAACAATGTTAATGGTGTGATTGCTTCAGATTTAGATTATCATTTGCCTTTACAACACCATAAAAAATATTTAGGCATGGTTCCTAACCCTATCAATACAGATATTTTAAAATATACACCTTTAATTGTTAAAGACAAAATTGTAATATTTCATGGTATAAACTCTTCTAAATACTATAAAAAAGGAAATGATATCTTTAATGCAGCATTAGATCGTATTAAAAAAAAATACACAGATAAAGTTGAAATTTTAACCGTTACAGACCTACCCTATAACACATACATAAATAGTTTTAATAAGGCACATATTGTATTAGACCAAATATATGCATACGACCAAGGTTTTAATGCATTAGAAGCCATGGCTAAAGGTAAAGTTGTGTTTACTGGGGCAGAACAGGAATGGTTAGAATTTTATAATCTTTCTGAAAATGCGGTAGCCATAAACGCCTTACCAAATATAGAATATATAGTAAACACCTTAGAATGGCTTATTTTAAATCCAAAAATAATTGAAACTATTTCTAAAAATGCACGCAATTTTGTACTTACTAAGCACAATTACATTACTTCTGCTCAAACGTATTTAAAACTTTGGACTAAAGATTAA
- a CDS encoding O-antigen translocase has product MRKLIDYINNNVLIKVASLNSASVITKIVTGFLTSKAIAIFIGAEGLALIGNLRNLVSSLQSFAVLGMYNGLVKYIAEFKNNTVELTKTLSTAFYIGFISTIIVSFLCYYNAEYINILIFPTYNDYAYVIRVMAIALPFYSMNMFAFSIMNGFSKYKMLLIINIIGQILGASITLILIYQNKIDGALISIVVSESIIFLITLVGVVNQRSLIPLIKASQVNFTNIKNLSSYSIMALFSAIILPLVAISIRTYIIDNIGYKEAGFWEAMVRISKYYLMFVSSLMSLYILPRFSEIDNNKEFREEVFGFYKTIIPVFGLGLLVIFLLKRFIIAIVFTDEFKPVEDLFLWQLLGDFVKVLSVVISYQFLAKKMFWHYIITEAFSVMIMYLTSIYFIDLYGVKGATIAHFVTYVMYYGIILLIFSSSLFGVIPEEQLIKEEEPYLDDDDNEKTKDT; this is encoded by the coding sequence TTGAGAAAATTAATAGATTATATAAATAACAATGTTTTAATTAAAGTTGCTTCACTTAACTCGGCATCTGTAATAACTAAAATAGTGACAGGTTTTTTAACCTCTAAGGCCATTGCAATTTTTATTGGAGCAGAAGGTTTGGCATTAATAGGTAATTTAAGAAACTTGGTGAGCTCTTTACAATCCTTTGCTGTTTTAGGAATGTATAACGGATTGGTTAAATACATTGCAGAATTTAAAAACAATACAGTCGAGCTTACTAAAACACTTTCTACAGCATTTTATATCGGATTTATTTCAACGATTATAGTATCTTTTTTATGCTACTATAATGCAGAATATATAAACATATTAATATTTCCTACATATAATGACTATGCATATGTAATACGAGTCATGGCTATTGCTTTACCTTTCTATTCCATGAATATGTTTGCATTTTCAATAATGAATGGATTTTCTAAGTATAAAATGTTGCTAATAATTAATATTATTGGGCAAATTTTGGGTGCTTCCATTACATTAATTTTAATATATCAAAATAAAATAGATGGGGCTTTAATCTCAATAGTGGTATCAGAGTCTATAATTTTCTTAATTACATTAGTCGGTGTTGTTAATCAGCGAAGTTTAATACCTTTAATTAAAGCGAGTCAGGTTAACTTTACGAATATAAAAAACTTGAGTTCTTATTCTATTATGGCTTTATTTTCAGCAATAATACTACCGCTTGTAGCCATTTCAATTCGAACGTATATCATAGATAATATTGGTTATAAGGAAGCTGGTTTCTGGGAGGCCATGGTTAGGATTTCTAAATATTACCTAATGTTTGTTAGTTCTTTAATGTCATTATACATTTTGCCTCGTTTTTCAGAAATTGACAATAATAAAGAATTTAGAGAAGAGGTTTTTGGGTTTTATAAGACTATTATCCCTGTATTTGGATTGGGGTTATTAGTAATTTTTTTACTTAAACGTTTTATTATAGCTATAGTTTTTACAGATGAATTTAAACCTGTTGAAGATCTCTTTTTATGGCAACTTTTAGGAGATTTTGTAAAAGTGCTTTCTGTCGTAATTTCATATCAATTTTTGGCTAAAAAAATGTTTTGGCATTATATTATTACTGAAGCATTTTCGGTAATGATTATGTATTTAACAAGTATATATTTTATAGACTTATATGGGGTAAAAGGTGCTACAATTGCTCATTTTGTGACGTATGTGATGTATTATGGAATAATATTACTAATTTTTAGTTCGTCTTTATTTGGGGTTATTCCTGAAGAACAACTTATTAAAGAGGAAGAACCATATTTAGATGATGACGATAATGAGAAGACTAAAGACACCTAG